The Impatiens glandulifera chromosome 3, dImpGla2.1, whole genome shotgun sequence genome contains a region encoding:
- the LOC124930823 gene encoding phenylacetaldehyde reductase-like, with protein sequence MSGEGKTVCVTGASGFIASWLVKHLLRRGYTVNATVRNLSDPLKTKHLVELDGAKERLKLFKANLTEDCSFDEAIEGCHGVFHVASPCTFTTKKDPYAEIIDPAVKGTINVLNSCAKTPSVRRVILTSSITAVSFTTRRSSDEMIDETWFSDPEHCKENELWYMLSKTLAEEAAWKFTKEKGIDMVVINPTIVIGSMLQPTVNLTCGIILDLMNGLESYRDLVGWINVKDVADAHIQAFEIPSANGRYCLSERDLRLLDVANVLIQLYPSIVHRLPLKFQEDAGFTPPYPVSREKAKTLGIDFIPFEVSLKETVESLKLLGFISF encoded by the exons atgAGTGGAGAAGGAAAGACAGTTTGCGTGACCGGAGCTTCTGGCTTCATAGCTTCGTGGCTGGTCAAGCACCTTCTCCGGCGAGGATACACCGTCAATGCCACTGTTCGCAATCTCT CTGATCCCCTGAAAACGAAACATTTAGTTGAGCTCGATGGAGCCAAAGAGAGACTAAAATTGTTCAAAGCAAATTTAACCGAGGATTGTTCCTTCGATGAAGCAATTGAAGGATGTCATGGTGTGTTTCATGTTGCTTCTCCATGTACTTTTACCACCAAAAAGGATCCTTAT gCTGAAATAATTGATCCAGCTGTGAAAGGCACGATCAATGTCCTAAATTCTTGTGCGAAAACTCCTTCTGTAAGACGGGTTATTCTAACATCGTCGATTACAGCTGTTTCATTCACAACTAGACGTTCATCCGATGAAATGATCGACGAGACTTGGTTTTCTGACCCCGAACATTGCAAGGAGAATGAG TTGTGGTATATGCTTTCAAAGACCTTAGCAGAGGAAGCCGCGTGGAAATTTACTAAAGAGAAGGGAATTGACATGGTTGTGATAAACCCGACAATAGTCATCGGTTCCATGTTGCAACCTACGGTTAATTTAACTTGTGGTATAATTTTGGATCTCATGAATGGTCTAGAATCTTACAGAGATCTCGTTGGATGGATTAATGTTAAAGACGTAGCGGATGCTCATATTCAAGCATTTGAGATTCCTTCCGCTAATGGAAGGTACTGTCTTTCTGAAAGAGACCTTCGATTATTAGACGTGGCAAATGTACTTATTCAACTTTATCCTTCTATCGTTCACCGACTTCCTCTAAA GTTCCAAGAGGATGCAGGATTTACACCACCTTATCCGGTATCGAGAGAAAAAGCTAAAACTTTAGGCATAGATTTTATCCCTTTTGAAGTTAGCCTCAAGGAAACCGTCGAAAGCCTAAAGTTGTTGGGATTCATTAGTTTCTAG
- the LOC124929941 gene encoding phenylacetaldehyde reductase-like produces MTSDPLKTKHLVELDGAKERLKLFKANLTEDCSFDEAIEGCHGVFHVASPCTFTTKKDPYAEIVEPIVKGTINVLNSCAKTPSVRRVILTSSITAVSFTIRRSSEGVLDETWFSEPEHCKENKLWYQLSKTLAEEAAWKFVKEKGIDMVVINSSAVIGSMFNPSLNLTCVIVLNLMNGLQLYKDLIGCINVKDVADAHIQAFEISSANGRYCLSERELRLSDVANELVKLYPSFITRLPQKWEEDDEFSVPYPVSKEKAKTLGINFIPFEVSLKETVESLKEMGLVSF; encoded by the exons ATGACTT CCGATCCCCTGAAAACCAAGCATTTAGTTGAGCTCGATGGAGCCAAAGAGAGACTAAAATTGTTCAAAGCAAATTTAACCGAGGATTGTTCCTTCGATGAAGCGATTGAAGGATGTCATGGTGTGTTTCATGTTGCTTCTCCATGTACATTTACCACCAAAAAGGATCCTTAT GCTGAAATAGTTGAGCCAATTGTGAAAGGCACGATCAATGTACTAAATTCTTGTGCGAAAACTCCTTCTGTAAGACGGGTTATTCTAACATCGTCGATTACAGCTGTTTCATTCACAATTAGACGTTCATCCGAAGGTGTGCTCGACGAGACTTGGTTTTCTGAACCCGAACATTGTAAGGAGAATAAG TTGTGGTATCAACTTTCAAAGACTCTAGCGGAGGAAGCTGCAtggaaatttgtaaaagaaaaagGAATCGACATGGTTGTGATAAACTCGTCAGCGGTTATCGGTTCTATGTTTAACCCATCGCTCAATTTAACTTGTGTTATTGTTTTGAATCTCATGAATG GTTTGCAATTATATAAAGATCTAATTGGATGCATAAATGTTAAAGACGTTGCGGATGCTCATATTCAAGCATTTGAGATTTCTTCGGCGAATGGAAGATATTGTCTTTCTGAGCGAGAGCTCCGCCTATCGGATGTCGCAAATGAACTCGTTAAACTTTATCCTTCTTTCATTACAAGACTTCCTCAAAA GTGGGAAGAAGATGACGAATTTTCGGTACCCTACCCGGTATCAAAGGAAAAAGCGAAAACTTTGGGCATAAACTTCATCCCTTTTGAAGTCAGCCTCAAGGAAACTGTTGAAAGCCTAAAGGAGATGGGATTAGTTAGTTTCTAG
- the LOC124930820 gene encoding phenylacetaldehyde reductase-like, whose translation MQLWYMLSKTLAEEAAWKFAKEKGIDMVVINPTVVIGSMLQPTVNLTCGLILDLMNGLESYRDLVGWINVKDVADAHIQAFEIPSANGRYCLSERELRLSDVANVLIQLYPSIAHRLPLK comes from the coding sequence atgcaGTTGTGGTATATGCTTTCGAAGACTTTAGCTGAGGAAGCAGCGTGGAAATTTGCGAAAGAGAAGGGAATTGATATGGTTGTGATAAATCCGACAGTGGTTATCGGTTCCATGTTGCAGCCTACGGTTAATTTAACTTGTGGTCTAATTTTGGACCTTATGAATGGTCTAGAATCTTATAGAGATCTTGTTGGATGGATTAATGTTAAAGACGTAGCAGATGCTCATATTCAAGCATTTGAGATTCCTTCCGCGAATGGAAGGTATTGTCTTTCTGAGAGGGAACTACGATTATCAGATGTGGCAAATGTACTTATTCAACTATATCCCTCTATCGCTCACCGACTTCCTCTAAAGTAA
- the LOC124929943 gene encoding phenylacetaldehyde reductase-like: protein MTGEGKTVCVTGASGFIASWLVNHLLRRGYTVNATVRDLSDPKKTAHLVALDGAKERLKLFKAELTDECSFDEAIEGCDGVFHVASPCSLTCKDPQVELIDPAVKGTINVLNSCAKTPSVKRVILTSSISAVSFTAKRE, encoded by the exons atgACCGGAGAAGGGAAGACTGTTTGTGTGACCGGAGCATCGGGATTCATAGCTTCATGGCTGGTCAACCATCTTCTCCGGCGAGGATACACAGTCAACGCCACCGTTCGCGATCTCT CGGATCCGAAGAAAACAGCTCATTTAGTTGCTTTAGATGGAGCAAAAGAAAGACTTAAATTGTTCAAAGCAGAATTAACAGACGAATGTTCGTTCGACGAAGCGATTGAAGGATGTGACGGCGTATTTCATGTGGCCTCTCCATGTTCATTAACCTGCAAAGATCCTCAG GTTGAACTAATTGATCCTGCCGTGAAAGGCACAATCAATGTACTCAATTCTTGTGCGAAAACTCCTTCGGTTAAACGAGTTATTTTAACTTCGTCGATTTCAGCTGTTTCATTCACTGCCAAAC GAGAATAA
- the LOC124930825 gene encoding protein RETICULATA-RELATED 4, chloroplastic-like — protein MSIVAVLASPPHHSLGFTKIDFRRSSNQPSPLLNINPRSHATAVSSYTTLSRQGKNRSVLVFSGNGGNGHNSGGGGGGGHGGGDGKGEGDGFNRNNKESILILAEIGRSLDSIPKDLAAAIESGRIPGSILMKYLELEKSPVFRWLMQFGGFRERLLADDLFFAKLAMECGVGIFTKTAAEYERRRENFFNELEIVFADVAMAIIADFMLVYLPAPTVSLRPSLALTAGPIAKFFHSCPDNAFQIALAGSSYSFLQRIGAIARNGAKLFAVGTTSSLVGTMAINALINAKKAVNKSSDEEVENVPVLATSVAYGVYMAISSNLRYQLLAGVVEQRILEPMLHQHKLILSAMCFAVRTGNTFTGSLLWVDYARWVGIQKVHDVEKVE, from the exons ATGTCGATTGTAGCTGTTCTAGCTTCCCCTCCTCACCATTCTCTCGGTTTCACCAAAATCGACTTCCGCCGCTCATCAAACCAACCGTCGCCGCTGCTCAACATAAACCCAAGGTCCCACGCCACCGCTGTTTCCAGTTATACTACTCTCTCCCGCCAGGGGAAGAATCGTTCTGTCTTGGTTTTCTCCGGAAATGGAGGCAATGGTCATAACTCCGGcggcggtggtggtggtggtcaCGGAGGAGGTGATGGCAAGGGAGAAGGAGATGGATTTAACAGGAACAATAAAGAGTCCATCTTGATACTAGCAGAGATCGGCCGGTCGTTAGACAGCATACCGAAAGATTTGGCTGCCGCGATTGAGTCCGGGAGAATCCCAGGATCCATTCTTATGAAGTACTTGGAGCTTGAGAAATCGCCGGTTTTTCGGTGGCTGATGCAGTTTGGAGGGTTTAGGGAGAGGTTATTGGCTGATGATCTCTTCTTTGCGAAACTCGCTATGGAATGTGGAGTTGGAATATTCACTAAG ACAGCAGCAGAATATGAAAGGCGAAGAGAAAATTTCTTCAATGAGCTCGAAATTGTTTTTGCTGATGTG GCTATGGCTATTATCGCAGATTTTATGCTTGTGTATCTTCCTGCACCAACTGTGTCTCTCCGTCCATCGCTTGCACTAACAGCTGGACCTATCGCTAAGTTCTTCCATAGTTGCCCTGATAATGCATTCCAG ATTGCTCTAGCAGGATCATCGTACTCTTTTTTGCAAAGGATCGGTGCTATAGCT CGTAATGGAGCAAAACTTTTTGCAGTGGGCACTACGTCGTCTCTG GTTGGGACAATGGCTATAAATGCGTTAATTAATGCAAAGAAGGCGGTTAACAAGTCCTCCGATGAAGAAGTGGAGAATGTGCCCGTATTAGCTACTAGCGTTGCCTATGGAGTTTACATGGCCATCTCTAGCAATCTCCG GTACCAACTATTAGCGGGGGTGGTAGAACAAAGGATCTTAGAACCGATGCTACATCAGCATAAGTTGATACTAAGTGCGATGTGCTTTGCAGTTCGGACAGGAAACACATTCACAGGATCTTTACT GTGGGTGGATTATGCTCGTTGGGTAGGAATTCAGAAGGTTCATGACGTCGAAAAGGTGGAGTAA
- the LOC124929944 gene encoding receptor-like protein 2 encodes MTMRSQFHFLLTLFSLFPSSSFSTCNHLDKKGLLSLSTHLSSPPSNPLNWSSSSDCCNWEGITCNSGPRRRVTGINLPSRGLKGHLTSLNFSSSLTHLIIFNLSFNLLSGQFPSSSPFPPSIKTLDLSSNYFSGTIKSSFFHNTFKKGEFFSIANNSFSGSFPFSSVCVRSLDISRNKFNGEISNNSFMGCLKIEVFRAGFNSLSGLFPHSVYNLRNLSVLELYENQFTGNLSDEIGNLEKLEKLIIFSNNLTGLLPPSLMNCVNLVEINLRNNKLEGDISSLNFSKLKKLRLLDFDANEFTGMFPESLQLCESLVAIRLPQNHIKGEISTGMVKLPSLAHLSVSTNNLTNINHAISTLMGCKNLSIVILSQNFFDKEMPDSEEFMNLGGFQNLKLLSIGGCRLKGKIPGWLMNMKKLKVLDLSYNQLTGPIPLWLGRLPSLSHVVFTGNLLSGEIPMEITQIPSLTSDDNSSDFNNLYLPIFTGPNYLQYNRLYNLRPAIILNDNNLSGRIPVEIGRLQSIHILDLSQNKLSGTIPGELSNINRLEIVDLSRNSLSGEIPTSLGSLHSLSSFKVAYNHLQGRIPMSTQFQTFPISYFEGNPELCGSPLPNECLPPNGKNETGETLADHDLYISMGIGYFTGLLILSATLVFHASWRQAYFLFLFDLFSKIREKLRHNS; translated from the coding sequence ATGACCATGAGATCTCAATTCCACTTTCTCCTCACTCTCTTCTCTCTATTTCCTTCATCATCTTTCTCCACCTGCAACCATCTTGATAAAAAAGGTCTCTTATCATTATCAACCCATCTCTCATCCCCACCTTCAAATCCCTTAAACTGGTCATCTTCATCAGATTGCTGCAATTGGGAAGGAATCACTTGTAATTCCGGCCCCCGCCGTCGAGTCACCGGAATAAACCTACCTTCTAGAGGCCTCAAAGGTCACCTCACCTCCCTTAATTTCTCTTCCTCACTCactcatctcatcatcttcaATTTAAGCTTCAATCTTCTCTCCGGACAATTCCCATCTTCTTCACCATTTCCTCCCTCAATCAAAACCCTCGATTTATCAAGCAATTACTTTTCCGGCACCATCAAATCATCCTTCTTTCACAACACGTTTAAGAAAGGTGAGTTCTTTAGCATTGCTAATAACAGCTTCTCCGGTTCGTTTCCCTTCTCTTCTGTATGTGTCAGGTCCTTAGATATCTCTCGTAACAAATTTAATGGCgagatttcaaataattcctTCATGGGTTGTCTCAAGATTGAAGTTTTTCGAGCGGGTTTTAATTCTTTATCGGGATTATTCCCTCACTCTGTTTACAACCTTAGAAACCTCTCTGTTCTTGAACTTTATGAAAACCAGTTCACCGGAAATCTCTCCGACGAAATTGGAAACCTGGAAAAGCTTGAGAAGCTGATCATTTTCAGCAACAATCTAACCGGCTTATTACCTCCTTCTCTAATGAATTGTGTAAATCTCGTCGAGATAAATCTACGTAACAATAAACTCGAAGGCGATATCTCCAGTTTGAATTTCTCCAAACTAAAAAAACTCCGACTGCTAGACTTCGACGCCAACGAATTCACCGGAATGTTCCCCGAAAGTCTTCAATTGTGCGAATCATTAGTCGCGATTCGTCTCCCACAGAATCACATCAAAGGAGAGATCTCAACCGGCATGGTAAAACTTCCATCTTTGGCACATCTTTCAGTTTCGACTAATAACCTGACGAACATAAACCACGCTATCAGTACTCTAATGGGCTGCAAGAATCTGAGCATCGTCATTCTCTCTCAGAATTTCTTCGACAAAGAAATGCCTGACAGTGAGGAATTCATGAATCTCGGTGGATTCCAGAATCTAAAGCTTCTTAGTATTGGCGGTTGCAGGCTCAAAGGGAAGATACCCGGTTGGCTGATGAACATGAAGAAGCTTAAAGTACTCGATCTTTCGTATAACCAGTTAACAGGTCCCATTCCTTTGTGGTTAGGAAGGCTGCCGAGTCTCTCCCACGTAGTTTTCACCGGAAATCTCCTCTCCGGTGAGATTCCGATGGAAATCACACAAATCCCAAGCTTAACTTCCGATGATAACTCGTCGGATTTCAATAATCTATACTTACCCATTTTTACAGGTCCAAACTATCTGCAATACAACCGGTTGTACAATCTCCGGCCAGCTATAATTTTAAACGACAACAACCTTAGTGGTCGAATACCCGTTGAGATAGGACGGCTGCAGAGTATTCACATCTTGGACCTTAGCCAGAACAAACTGTCGGGGACAATACCAGGCGAGCTTTCGAACATCAATAGGCTTGAAATTGTAGACCTTTCTAGAAACAGTTTGTCGGGTGAGATCCCGACGTCACTCGGGAGCCTGCATTCGTTGTCATCGTTTAAAGTAGCATATAATCATCTCCAGGGAAGAATTCCGATGTCAACTCAATTTCAGACATTTCCTATCTCGTACTTTGAAGGAAATCCTGAGCTTTGTGGATCCCCTCTTCCAAATGAATGTCTTCCTCCAAATGGGAAAAACGAAACCGGTGAAACCTTAGCTGATCATGATCTTTACATTAGCATGGGAATTGGCTATTTCACGGGGCTGTTGATTCTATCCGCCACTTTGGTTTTCCATGCATCGTGGAGACAGGCATATTTCCTGTTTCTATTCGATCTTTTCTCAAAAATAAGGGAGAAATTGCGACATAATTCATAG